In Zingiber officinale cultivar Zhangliang chromosome 3B, Zo_v1.1, whole genome shotgun sequence, a single window of DNA contains:
- the LOC121967926 gene encoding protease Do-like 10, mitochondrial, which produces MLSSLRRLSSLRRRPFPLRPSTLLRRAPSDPFLLFPRTPTSSAAFSTAAPFDGVIGGDSPTASENDGDTVGYRHTDAYKAIQLALDSVVKVFTVSSSPNFFMPWQRKVQREIFGSGFVIPGRQIVTNAHVVADHTYVLVRKHGSPTKYKAEVQAIGHECDLALLTVENEEFWDGMIFLQLGDIPYIQEEVAVVGYPQGGDNISVTKGVVSRVEPTQYVHGATQLMAIQIDAAINPGNSGGPAIMGDKVAGVAFQNLSGAENIGYIIPVPIIKHFISGVEEKGEYVGFCSLGVSCQPTENCYLQSYFCIKQDMTGVLVNKINPLSDAHTMLKKDDIILKFDGVPIASDGSVPFRNRERILFDHLVSMKKPGETALLHVLRDGKEHQFNVSLQPLQTLVPVHQFDKLPSYYIFAGLVFVPLTQPYLHEYGAEWYNTSPRRLCELALRELPQKAGEQLVILSQVLMDDVNTGYERFTELKVKKVNGVEVGNLKHLHDLVEGCSEESLRLDLDEEKVIIFNYNNARLATPRILKRHRIPSAVSSDLVDEQETNGETAVASSS; this is translated from the exons ATGCTCTCCTCCCTCCGCCGCCTCTCCTCCCTCCGCCGCCGCCCCTTCCCCCTTCGCCCCTCCACTCTCCTCCGCCGAGCTCCTTCTGATCCGTTTCTACTGTTTCCGCGCACCCCCACCTCCTCCGCTGCCTTCTCCACCGCCGCCCCCTTCGATGGTGTCATCGGCGGGGATTCTCCTACTGCGTCAGAAAACGATGGAGATACGGTGGGATACCGACACACCGACGCGTACAAGGCGATCCAGCTCGCTCTCGATTCGGTCGTGAAGGTGTTCACTGTTTCCAGCAGCCCCAATTTCTTCATGCCGTGGCAGAGGAAGGTGCAGAGGGAGATCTTCGGTTCTG GATTTGTGATTCCTGGGCGGCAAATTGTAACTAATGCTCATGTAGTTGCTGATCACACATATGTACTGGTAAGAAAGCATGGTTCACCAACCAAGTACAAGGCAGAAGTTCAAGCTATCGGTCATGAATGTGATTTAGCTCTTCTCACTGTggaaaatgaggaattttgggatGGTATGATTTTTCTGCAGCTGGGTGACATTCCTTATATACAAGAAGAAGTTGCTGTTGTTGGTTACCCTCAAG GTGGAGACAACATTTCTGTTACCAAAGGCGTGGTATCTAGAGTAGAACCAACACAATATGTTCATGGTGCTACCCAGCTAATGGCCATACAAATTGATGCAGCTATTAACCCAGGAAACAGTGGAGGACCAGCAATTATGGGTGACAAAGTTGCTGGAGTTGCTTTTCAGAACCTTTCAGGTGCAGAAAATATCGG GTACATTATTCCTGTTCCAATTATCAAACATTTCATTTCTGGAGTGGAAGAGAAGGGTGAATATGTGGGATTTTGCTCTCTTGGAGTGTCATGCCAACCTACAGAAAATTGTTATCTTCAGAGTTACTTCTGCATAAAGCAAGATATGACTGGTGTTCTTGTTAATAAAATCAATCCTCTATCAGATGCTCATACAATGTTGAAGAAAGATGATATCATCCTTAAATTTGATGGAGTGCCCATTGCAAGTGATGGAAGTG TACCATTTCGAAACAGAGAGAGAATACTTTTTGATCACCTTGTGTCTATGAAGAAACCAGGGGAAACAGCTCTTCTCCATGTATTGAGAGATGGGAAGGAGCATCAGTTCAATGTTTCTCTTCAACCA TTACAAACTTTAGTTCCGGTCCATCAGTTTGATAAACTTCCAAGCTACTACATATTTGCTGGTCTAGTTTTTGTTCCATTGACCCAACCCTACCTCCATGAGTATGGGGCGGAATGGTACAACACTTCACCACGCCGGTTATGCGAACTAGCATTGCGTGAATTGCCCCAAAAGGCTGGCGAACAACTTGTCATTCTTTCTCAG GTTTTGATGGATGATGTCAATACAGGATACGAACGGTTCACGGAATTGAAG GTGAAGAAAGTTAACGGCGTCGAAGTTGGGAACCTAAAGCATTTGCATGACCTTGTGGAAGGTTGCTCCGAGGAAAGCCTACGACTGGATTTAGATGAAGAGAAAGTCATCATTTTTAACTACAACAACGCGCGGCTTGCTACACCGAGAATTCTGAAGCGCCACAGAATACCTTCAGCTGTGTCGAGTGATCTAGTCGATGAGCAAGAAACCAATGGTGAAACTGCGGTGGCATCCTCAAGTTGA
- the LOC121967925 gene encoding pentatricopeptide repeat-containing protein At1g09820-like, translating to MPRLLHRRLLFRSICSATSTAASNLSSPDPATICDLASRQDWSCLKTLISDSAANPADVVASFLRLILECPSSSATALCFSRWSQSHYRVPLELHLHCRLILALAADKLYPQIRSEFHYLTISGTHSAISILHMLSVSAEPSRRRYDCLSILADMLLLALVNNSKIDSAIEVFYRTGDYGYRLSVLSCNPLLNSLIKEKVDMVETMYKEIMRRRIAPNLYTFNTVINGLCKAGKLRKATDVLNSIKSWGFSPSVVSYNTLIDGHCKNGGAGKLYKADSLLKEMVASNIRPSVITFNILINGYCKDGNSSFAMRFLDEMKRQGLSPNVVTYSSLINGLCCEDKLGEALELLTEMQDYNLNPYVVIFNAIINGLCKKGDMEKAKGFLDVISENNLLPNVITYNTLIDGCCRAGMMEEATGLKGLMLKKGINPNISTYNCLINGFCKNGDRKIVVELLDEMKEKGVRADLVTYNVLIGSLCNEGKLAKAVKLLDEMLEMGVKPSHLTYNTLIEAFCKKGNLGAAYNMKIRMERSGKRANVPTYNIFIKYFCGIGKMEKANELLNMILEKGLLPNRVTYGMIKDEMIEKGYVPNIDGHLCSSSSA from the coding sequence ATGCCCCGCCTTCTCCACCGACGCCTTCTTTTCCGATCGATCTGCTCCGCCACATCCACCGCCGCCAGTAATCTGAGCTCTCCTGATCCCGCCACCATCTGTGATCTCGCCTCCCGCCAGGACTGGTCCTGCCTCAAGACTCTTATCTCCGACTCCGCCGCCAACCCTGCAGATGTTGTCGCATCCTTCCTCCGCCTCATTCTCGAGTGCCCCTCCTCCTCTGCCACTGCCCTATGTTTCTCCCGCTGGTCCCAGAGCCACTACCGCGTACCCCTCGAACTCCACCTCCACTGCCGCCTCATCCTCGCCCTCGCGGCCGATAAGCTCTACCCCCAAATTCGCTCGGAATTCCACTACCTCACCATTTCCGGTACCCACTCCGCGATATCCATTCTCCACATGCTCTCTGTCTCCGCCGAGCCCTCCCGCCGCCGCTATGACTGCCTCTCCATCCTCGCCGACATGCTCCTCCTTGCCCTGGTCAATAACTCGAAGATCGATTCCGCCATCGAGGTCTTCTACCGTACCGGCGATTACGGGTACCGCCTCTCCGTCCTGTCTTGTAACCCTTTATTAAATTCTTTAATAAAGGAGAAGGTCGACATGGTGGAAACTATGTATAAGGAGATCATGCGAAGGAGGATAGCACCCAACCTGTACACTTTTAATACTGTTATTAATGGCCTTTGTAAGGCAGGAAAGCTGAGGAAAGCTACAGATGTGTTGAATTCCATCAAGTCCTGGGGGTTCTCACCGTCGGTAGTTAGTTACAACACGCTCATTGATGGGCACTGCAAGAACGGCGGAGCTGGGAAGTTGTACAAGGCTGATTCCTTACTAAAAGAGATGGTGGCCAGTAATATTCGTCCCAGTGTGATTACTTTCAATATTCTGATCAACGGTTACTGCAAGGATGGTAACAGTTCTTTTGCAATGAGGTTTCTGGATGAAATGAAGCGGCAAGGACTCTCCCCCAATGTTGTTACTTATAGCTCTTTGATCAATGGTCTTTGTTGTGAGGACAAGTTGGGAGAAGCTCTGGAGTTGCTTACCGAAATGCAGGATTATAATTTGAATCCTTATGTGGTGATCTTCAATGCTATCATCAATGGATTGTGTAAGAAAGGAGACATGGAAAAGGCTAAGGGGTTTTTGGATGTCATTAGTGAGAACAACTTGTTGCCGAATGTTATTACGTACAACACCTTGATTGATGGGTGTTGTCGTGCTGGTATGATGGAGGAAGCAACTGGGTTGAAAGGATTGATGTTAAAGAAAGGGATTAATCCTAATATTTCAACCTATAATTGCTTGATAAATGGATTCTGCAAAAATGGGGATAGAAAAATAGTTGTAGAGCTTTTAGATGAAATGAAAGAGAAAGGCGTAAGAGCTGATCTTGTGACTTACAATGTGTTGATTGGTTCTTTGTGCAATGAAGGGAAGTTAGCAAAGGCAGTTAAGTTGTTGGATGAGATGTTGGAGATGGGTGTGAAGCCAAGCCACCTAACATACAATACATTAATAGAAGCATTCTGTAAAAAAGGGAACCTCGGTGCAGCTTATAATATGAAGATAAGGATGGAAAGGAGTGGAAAACGTGCAAATGTTCCAActtataatatatttatcaagTACTTTTGTGGAATAGGTAAGATGGAAAAGGCAAACGAGCTACTGAACATGATACTGGAGAAAGGTTTGTTACCAAACAGAGTGACTTATGGTATGATCAAGGATGAGATGATTGAGAAAGGTTATGTTCCTAATATAGACGGACATCTTTGTAGCAGTAGTTCGGCTTAG
- the LOC121967927 gene encoding uncharacterized protein LOC121967927: MSKKNNLAKRKKQHEFDLKREKEEREKKEKKLQAKKNNMKVDGSAMKRRNKGRFRVGKVKTKLSNLAKAKAAQAMELDK; this comes from the exons atGTCGAAGAAGAACAACTTGGCGAAGCGGAAGAAACAGCACGAATTCGACCTCAAAA gagaaaaggaagaaagggagaagaaagagaagaagctaCAAGCTAAAAAGAACAATATGAAG GTAGATGGTTCTGCCATGAAAAGGAGGAACAAAGGAAGGTTTCGAGTTGGGAAGGTGAAAACCAAATTATCCAACTTGGCCAAGGCTAAAGCAGCCCAAGCCATGGAACTTGACAAATAG